The Helianthus annuus cultivar XRQ/B chromosome 16, HanXRQr2.0-SUNRISE, whole genome shotgun sequence genome includes a window with the following:
- the LOC110915471 gene encoding chaperone protein dnaJ 11, chloroplastic produces MFSPVSNPNSLRLRQPPPPPLHSTPGALPSPTSPNIRNSPRTSPISATAYSTGDTTCYAPSPTAVMSPPSSLYGILGISMEATGSEIKTAYRRLARTSHPDVNDSSGEEFMKIHAAYSTLSDPDKRADYDRRIFRTSRSRSYSSVSGFNGYSGRKWETDQCW; encoded by the coding sequence ATGTTCTCCCCCGTATCGAATCCCAACTCCCTCCGCCTCCGACAACCGCCACCGCCGCCGCTACACTCTACTCCCGGCGCTCTACCGTCACCAACGTCACCCAACATCCGTAATTCACCTCGTACATCACCTATCTCCGCCACTGCTTACTCCACCGGTGACACTACATGCTATGCTCCCTCACCCACGGCGGTCATGTCTCCACCGTCGTCGTTATACGGAATTCTTGGAATCTCGATGGAGGCTACCGGAAGTGAGATCAAAACGGCGTACCGGAGGCTCGCCCGGACGTCACACCCGGATGTGAATGACTCATCCGGGGAGGAGTTTATGAAAATCCACGCCGCGTATTCCACCCTATCGGATCCCGATAAGCGGGCGGATTACGACCGGAGAATTTTCCGGACGAGCCGATCTCGATCATATTCGAGTGTCAGCGGGTTTAACGGTTATAGTGGCCGGAAGTGGGAGACAGATCAGTGCTGGTGA
- the LOC110915469 gene encoding chaperone protein dnaJ 11, chloroplastic: MFSPVSNPNSLRLRPPPLQHTFPAALPSPRSPNIRNSPRTSPISATGDTTCYVPSPMAVMSPPSSLYGILGISMEATGSEIKTAYRRLARTSHPDVNDSSGEEFMKIHAAYSTLSDPDKRADYDRRIFRTSRSRTYSSGGPTPLYNGFNGYSGRNWETDQCW; this comes from the coding sequence ATGTTTTCCCCCGTATCTAATCCGAACTCTCTCCGCCTCCGACCACCGCCGCTACAACACACCTTCCCTGCGGCTCTGCCGTCGCCAAGGTCACCCAACATCCGTAATTCACCTCGTACATCACCTATCTCGGCCACCGGTGACACCACGTGCTATGTTCCCTCACCCATGGCGGTCATGTCGCCACCGTCGTCTTTATACGGAATTCTTGGAATTTCGATGGAGGCTACCGGAAGTGAGATCAAAACGGCGTACCGGCGGCTCGCCAGGACGTCACACCCGGATGTGAATGACTCATCCGGTGAGGAGTTTATGAAAATCCACGCCGCGTATTCCACCCTATCGGATCCCGATAAGCGGGCAGATTACGACCGGAGGATCTTCCGGACGAGCCGGTCTCGAACGTATTCGAGTGGTGGACCGACCCCGTTGTACAACGGGTTTAACGGTTATAGTGGCCGAAACTGGGAGACAGATCAGTGCTGGTGA